One window of the Klebsiella oxytoca genome contains the following:
- a CDS encoding FUSC family protein yields the protein MKLQALTWRSLPWIKASRPQWRYALRNGIAMCLALSVAYWLNLDEPYWAMTSAAVVSFPTVGGVISKSFGRIAGSLLGACAALLLAGHTLNDPWLFLFSISAWIALCTWACAMFTNNVAYAFQLAGYTCAIIAFPVINITDANELWTIAQSRVCEVIVGILCGGLMMMILPSTSDGATLLTALKNMHARLLEHASLLWVPETTDAIRSAHESVIGQILTMNLLRIQAFWSHYRFRRQNPLLNYLLHQQLRMTSVISSLRRMLLNWPTAPANTREILESLLSELAKSNADVWSVARIIAPLAPPSDADYRYIAFWKRLRYFCRLYLDNSRWIKRIENASAITEFNVPSAPALARHTDQTEALWNGVRAFCALVMLGAWGISTQWQSCAAALTLAAICCVLYSISSSPFKSLTLLMRTLILLSLFSFVVKFGLMVQITDLWQFLLFLFPLLTTMQLLKLQMPKLAGLWGQLIVFMGSFISVTNPPVYDYASFLNDNLGKIIGVGLAWLAFAIISPGSDARKSRRHIRALRRHFVDQLSRRPQHSEHEFESLVYHHISQLSNSQDAQARRWLLRWGVVLLNCSHVVWQLREWETRSDPLSQVRDLCISLLRDVMSERGVQQRPLASTLQELQRICDTLNHHHQPAAKELAAVIWRLWCALSQLEQAPIAGTLTERTT from the coding sequence ATGAAGCTGCAGGCCCTGACCTGGCGTTCACTCCCCTGGATTAAGGCCAGCCGTCCGCAGTGGCGCTATGCCCTGCGCAATGGGATTGCGATGTGCCTCGCGCTAAGCGTCGCCTACTGGCTGAATCTTGATGAACCCTACTGGGCGATGACCTCTGCCGCGGTGGTCAGTTTTCCTACCGTCGGCGGCGTCATCAGCAAAAGCTTCGGACGTATTGCCGGTAGCCTGCTTGGCGCCTGCGCGGCGCTGCTGCTGGCCGGGCACACGCTTAACGATCCGTGGCTGTTTCTTTTCAGTATTTCAGCGTGGATAGCGCTCTGCACCTGGGCCTGCGCGATGTTCACCAACAATGTCGCCTACGCTTTCCAGCTGGCAGGCTACACCTGTGCGATTATTGCTTTCCCGGTTATCAACATCACTGACGCTAACGAACTGTGGACCATTGCGCAGTCGCGGGTCTGCGAAGTCATCGTCGGCATCTTGTGCGGCGGGCTAATGATGATGATCTTACCGAGTACCTCCGATGGTGCCACGCTGCTAACTGCGCTGAAAAACATGCATGCGCGCCTGCTGGAACACGCCAGCCTGCTGTGGGTACCGGAAACTACCGATGCAATCCGTTCCGCACACGAAAGCGTGATTGGGCAGATCCTGACCATGAATCTGCTGCGCATCCAGGCCTTCTGGAGCCACTATCGCTTTCGTCGGCAAAACCCGCTGCTGAACTACCTGCTTCACCAGCAGCTGCGAATGACCAGCGTGATTTCAAGCCTGCGGAGAATGCTGCTCAACTGGCCCACCGCGCCCGCCAATACCCGCGAAATACTGGAGTCTTTGCTCAGCGAATTAGCCAAGTCAAACGCTGACGTCTGGAGCGTGGCCCGCATTATCGCTCCGCTGGCTCCACCATCGGATGCGGACTACCGATACATCGCCTTCTGGAAGCGCCTGCGCTACTTTTGTCGTCTCTATCTGGACAATAGCCGCTGGATCAAACGCATCGAAAACGCTTCTGCGATAACGGAATTTAACGTGCCTTCAGCCCCCGCGCTGGCCCGCCATACAGACCAGACCGAAGCCTTGTGGAACGGCGTACGCGCCTTTTGCGCGCTGGTAATGCTCGGTGCCTGGGGAATTAGCACCCAATGGCAGTCCTGCGCGGCGGCGCTGACTCTGGCGGCAATCTGCTGCGTGCTCTATTCAATCTCATCCTCACCGTTCAAGTCGTTAACGCTGTTGATGCGCACCCTGATCCTGCTTTCCCTATTTAGCTTTGTGGTGAAGTTTGGCCTGATGGTGCAGATAACCGATCTGTGGCAGTTTTTACTGTTCCTTTTTCCCCTGCTGACCACCATGCAGCTGCTCAAACTGCAAATGCCTAAGCTGGCCGGACTGTGGGGACAGCTGATTGTATTTATGGGGTCATTTATATCGGTCACCAATCCTCCGGTCTATGATTACGCCTCGTTCCTGAACGACAATTTGGGGAAAATCATTGGTGTAGGCCTTGCATGGCTGGCATTCGCTATTATTAGCCCGGGTTCAGACGCCCGCAAAAGCCGCCGTCACATCCGGGCGTTACGGCGTCACTTTGTCGACCAGCTCAGCCGTCGTCCGCAGCACAGCGAGCACGAATTTGAATCGCTGGTTTATCACCATATTAGTCAGTTAAGTAATAGTCAGGATGCGCAGGCTCGCCGCTGGCTGCTGCGCTGGGGCGTGGTGTTGCTCAATTGCTCCCATGTGGTGTGGCAGCTGCGGGAATGGGAAACCCGCTCCGACCCGCTCTCACAGGTACGGGATCTATGTATTAGCCTGCTGCGGGACGTCATGAGCGAGCGCGGCGTACAGCAGCGCCCTCTCGCCTCGACTTTGCAGGAGCTGCAGCGAATCTGCGACACGCTTAATCACCATCACCAGCCCGCGGCCAAAGAGCTGGCGGCGGTCATCTGGCGACTGTGGTGCGCGCTGTCGCAGCTGGAACAAGCGCCGATTGCCGGAACGCTGACCGAAAGGACTACTTAA
- the sodC gene encoding superoxide dismutase [Cu-Zn] SodC → MQRCILAIFTLTVCAGAQAASESVDINLVTNQSVGQHIGSVKISETAKGLEFTPDLKALPPGEHGFHIHANGSCQPAIKEGKAVAAGAAGGHYDPHNTGKHAGPDGAGHLGDLPFLVVNNDGKATQPVVAPRLKNLDEIKGKALMIHVGGDNMSDSPQPLGGGGERFACGVIK, encoded by the coding sequence ATGCAACGATGTATTCTTGCCATATTTACCCTTACCGTATGCGCCGGCGCACAGGCGGCAAGCGAAAGTGTTGATATCAATCTGGTGACCAATCAGAGCGTTGGTCAGCACATAGGTAGCGTTAAAATCAGTGAAACCGCTAAAGGTCTGGAGTTTACCCCTGATCTGAAAGCGCTTCCTCCTGGTGAACACGGCTTTCATATTCATGCCAACGGCAGCTGCCAGCCGGCCATTAAAGAAGGCAAAGCCGTCGCCGCTGGCGCAGCCGGCGGGCATTATGATCCACATAACACCGGAAAACATGCAGGGCCTGACGGTGCCGGTCACCTCGGCGATCTGCCATTTCTGGTGGTCAATAACGACGGTAAAGCCACCCAGCCGGTGGTGGCTCCACGTTTAAAAAACCTGGATGAGATTAAAGGGAAAGCGCTGATGATTCACGTGGGGGGCGATAATATGTCCGACAGCCCTCAGCCTCTGGGAGGCGGCGGCGAGCGGTTCGCCTGCGGCGTGATTAAGTAG
- a CDS encoding aldo/keto reductase yields MVQRIAMAPQGPEFSRFVMGYWRLMDWNMSAQELVSFVEQHLDLGVTTVDHADIYGDYRCEATFGEALKLAPHLRSRMEIVTKCGIATKARRENTIGHYITDRDHIVQSAEQSLRNLATDRLDLLLIHRPDPLMDADEVAEAFMALHHSGKVRHFGVSNFTPAQFTLLQSRLPFTLATNQVEISPVHQPLLLDGTLDQLQQLRIRPMAWSCLGGGRLFNDDSFQPLRDELARIAQELNAESIEQVVYAWILRLPSRPLPIIGSGKIERVRSAVVAEKLNMSRQQWFRIRKAALGYDVP; encoded by the coding sequence ATGGTTCAGCGTATTGCTATGGCTCCGCAGGGGCCGGAATTCTCTCGTTTTGTGATGGGCTACTGGCGTCTGATGGACTGGAATATGTCCGCTCAAGAGCTGGTGAGCTTTGTTGAGCAGCACCTGGATCTGGGCGTTACCACCGTCGATCATGCCGACATCTATGGCGATTATCGCTGTGAAGCGACGTTTGGTGAAGCGCTGAAGCTGGCGCCGCACCTGCGCAGCCGTATGGAAATTGTAACCAAATGCGGGATTGCGACCAAAGCACGGCGTGAAAATACCATAGGCCACTATATTACCGACCGCGACCACATTGTGCAGAGCGCGGAGCAGTCGCTGCGTAATCTGGCCACCGATCGTCTTGACCTGCTGCTGATTCATCGCCCGGACCCGCTGATGGATGCTGATGAAGTCGCGGAAGCTTTTATGGCGTTACATCACAGCGGCAAAGTGCGCCACTTCGGCGTATCTAACTTCACGCCTGCTCAGTTTACTCTGCTGCAGTCGCGTCTGCCGTTTACCCTCGCGACCAACCAGGTGGAAATTTCCCCGGTCCATCAGCCGCTGCTGCTTGACGGCACGCTCGATCAGCTTCAGCAGCTACGTATTCGCCCGATGGCCTGGTCCTGCCTCGGCGGTGGTCGTTTGTTTAATGACGACAGCTTCCAGCCGCTGCGCGATGAACTGGCCCGCATCGCTCAGGAGCTGAATGCCGAGAGCATTGAGCAGGTGGTATACGCGTGGATCCTGCGTCTGCCTTCGCGGCCGCTGCCCATTATCGGCTCTGGTAAAATTGAGCGCGTGCGCTCCGCGGTTGTGGCTGAGAAGCTGAACATGTCCCGCCAGCAGTGGTTCCGAATTCGCAAAGCGGCTTTAGGGTACGACGTTCCGTAA
- a CDS encoding DUF1289 domain-containing protein, translating to MAEQLEFFPVQSPCRGICQSDERGYCRGCLRSRDERFNWQKMSDAQKQEVLRLCRQRLLRKLRAAKQESPEEPQQPSLF from the coding sequence GTGGCTGAACAACTTGAGTTCTTCCCGGTACAAAGTCCGTGCCGGGGAATTTGTCAGTCTGATGAACGCGGCTACTGCCGGGGTTGCTTGCGTAGTCGCGACGAACGTTTTAACTGGCAGAAAATGAGCGATGCGCAAAAGCAGGAGGTTCTGCGTCTGTGCCGCCAGCGGCTGCTGCGTAAATTACGCGCAGCTAAACAGGAGAGTCCGGAAGAACCGCAGCAACCTTCACTGTTTTAA
- a CDS encoding TetR/AcrR family transcriptional regulator, whose product MNKHSECNTREHILATGEKLCMHRGFTGMGLSELLKTAEVPKGSFYHYFRSKEAFGVELLDHHYAGYLQRLVEHFEHGEGNYRDRLLAYYQHTLTQFCQRGIISGCLTVKLSAEVCDLSEDMRTAMDKGASQIIILLGDALEKGRQEGCLAFDGDALTLSQVLYSLWLGANLQAKITRNAAPLESALAHVKNIIAAPAV is encoded by the coding sequence ATGAACAAGCACAGTGAATGCAACACCCGCGAACATATCCTTGCCACCGGCGAGAAGCTCTGCATGCATCGGGGATTTACCGGTATGGGTCTGAGCGAACTGCTGAAAACAGCGGAAGTGCCGAAAGGTTCTTTTTATCACTACTTTCGCTCTAAAGAGGCCTTCGGCGTTGAGCTGCTCGACCATCATTACGCCGGATATCTTCAGCGCCTGGTGGAGCATTTTGAACACGGCGAAGGAAACTATCGCGATCGCCTGTTAGCCTACTATCAGCATACGCTGACGCAGTTTTGCCAGCGGGGTATTATCAGCGGTTGCCTGACGGTTAAGCTGTCGGCCGAGGTGTGCGATTTGTCGGAAGATATGCGCACCGCAATGGATAAAGGCGCCAGCCAGATTATCATCCTGCTCGGCGACGCTCTTGAAAAGGGCCGGCAAGAAGGCTGCCTGGCATTTGACGGCGACGCATTAACGCTCTCCCAGGTGCTTTACTCCCTGTGGCTCGGGGCCAATCTGCAGGCCAAGATCACGCGTAACGCCGCGCCGCTGGAAAGCGCCCTTGCTCATGTTAAAAATATTATTGCCGCGCCTGCCGTTTAA
- a CDS encoding alkene reductase, producing the protein MSESKLFTPLKVGAVTVPNRVFMAPLTRLRSIEPGDIPTPLMGEYYRQRASSGLIITEATQISAQAKGYAGAPGLHSPEQIAAWQKITAGVHAENGRIAVQLWHTGRISHSSLQPGGAAPVAPSAISAGTRTSLRDENGHAIRVDTSMPRALETEEIPGIVDDFRQAVGNARDAGFDLVELHSAHGYLLHQFLSPSSNHRTDEYGGSVENRARLVLEVVDAVSKEWSADRIGIRVSPIGSFQNVDNGPNEEADALYLIEQLAKRGIAYLHMSEPDWAGGQPYSDEFRQKVRDRFPGAIIGAGAYTVEKANDLIGKGLIDAVAFGRDYIANPDLVARLQKKAPLNPQRPESFYGGGAEGYTDYPTL; encoded by the coding sequence ATGTCAGAATCAAAGTTGTTTACCCCGTTGAAAGTGGGTGCGGTAACCGTACCGAATCGCGTGTTTATGGCTCCGCTGACCCGTCTGCGCAGCATTGAGCCGGGCGATATTCCTACTCCGCTGATGGGCGAATACTATCGTCAGCGCGCCAGCTCCGGCCTGATTATTACCGAAGCCACGCAGATTTCCGCTCAGGCTAAAGGCTACGCGGGAGCGCCTGGCCTGCACAGCCCGGAACAGATTGCCGCGTGGCAAAAAATCACCGCTGGCGTTCATGCGGAAAACGGGCGTATTGCCGTTCAGCTGTGGCACACCGGGCGTATTTCCCATAGCAGCCTCCAGCCCGGCGGTGCCGCACCGGTTGCGCCATCGGCGATAAGCGCAGGTACCCGCACCTCGCTGCGCGATGAAAACGGCCATGCTATTCGCGTCGATACGTCGATGCCGCGCGCGCTCGAAACCGAAGAGATCCCGGGGATCGTTGACGATTTCCGTCAGGCGGTAGGCAACGCTCGCGATGCTGGATTCGACCTCGTCGAACTGCACTCCGCGCACGGCTACCTGCTGCACCAGTTCCTGTCCCCTTCTTCTAACCATCGTACCGATGAGTACGGCGGCAGCGTGGAAAATCGCGCCCGCCTCGTGCTGGAAGTGGTTGATGCGGTAAGTAAAGAGTGGAGCGCCGACCGTATCGGTATTCGCGTTTCGCCAATCGGCAGCTTCCAGAACGTCGATAATGGTCCGAATGAAGAAGCCGATGCGCTCTATTTGATCGAACAGCTGGCCAAACGCGGGATCGCCTATCTGCACATGTCTGAACCGGACTGGGCTGGCGGCCAGCCGTATAGCGATGAGTTCCGCCAGAAAGTGCGCGACCGTTTCCCTGGAGCGATTATCGGCGCTGGCGCCTATACGGTCGAAAAGGCAAATGACCTGATTGGTAAAGGGCTGATTGATGCCGTTGCCTTCGGTCGCGACTATATTGCCAACCCGGATCTGGTGGCGCGCCTGCAGAAAAAGGCCCCACTCAACCCGCAGCGTCCGGAAAGCTTCTACGGCGGCGGTGCTGAAGGCTATACCGACTACCCAACGCTGTAA
- the gloA gene encoding lactoylglutathione lyase translates to MRLLHTMLRVGDLQRSIEFYTNVLGMKLLRTSENTEYKYSLAFVGYGEESDTAVIELTYNWGVDKYDLGSAYGHIALSVENAAEACERIRQNGGNVTREAGPVKGGTTVIAFVEDPDGYKIELIEEKDAGKGLGN, encoded by the coding sequence ATGCGCTTACTTCACACCATGCTGCGCGTCGGCGACCTGCAACGTTCTATCGAGTTTTACACCAACGTGCTGGGCATGAAACTGCTGCGCACCAGCGAAAACACTGAGTATAAATACTCGCTGGCATTCGTGGGTTACGGCGAAGAAAGCGATACCGCCGTTATTGAGCTGACCTACAACTGGGGCGTTGATAAGTACGACCTCGGCAGCGCCTATGGCCATATCGCGCTGAGCGTTGAAAACGCTGCTGAAGCCTGCGAGCGCATCCGCCAGAACGGCGGTAACGTGACGCGTGAAGCAGGTCCGGTCAAAGGCGGTACCACGGTCATCGCTTTCGTCGAAGATCCGGATGGCTATAAAATCGAACTGATTGAAGAGAAAGACGCCGGTAAAGGCCTCGGCAACTAA
- the rnt gene encoding ribonuclease T → MSENAQLNGLCDRFRGFYPVVIDVETAGFNAKTDALLEIAAITLKMDEEGWLMLDETLHFHVEPFEGANLQPEALAFNGINPNDPERGAVSEYDALHAIFKMVRKGMKESDCSRAIMVAHNATFDHGFTMAAAERAGLKRNPFHPFVTFDTAALSGLALGQTVLSKACIAAGMEFDGTQAHSALYDTEQTAQLFCEIVNRWKRLGGWPLPVAEE, encoded by the coding sequence ATGTCCGAGAACGCTCAACTTAATGGTCTGTGCGACCGTTTTCGCGGTTTTTATCCAGTGGTAATTGATGTTGAAACTGCCGGATTTAATGCCAAAACCGACGCCCTGCTGGAGATCGCCGCTATTACGTTGAAAATGGACGAGGAAGGCTGGCTGATGCTGGACGAAACGCTGCATTTTCATGTTGAACCTTTTGAAGGCGCAAACCTGCAGCCTGAAGCCCTGGCTTTTAACGGTATTAATCCCAACGATCCCGAGCGCGGCGCGGTAAGCGAATACGATGCGCTGCACGCGATATTCAAAATGGTGCGTAAGGGAATGAAAGAGAGCGACTGCAGCCGCGCTATTATGGTCGCGCATAACGCCACGTTCGATCACGGCTTTACGATGGCGGCGGCCGAGCGCGCCGGTCTGAAACGCAATCCATTCCATCCGTTCGTTACTTTCGATACCGCTGCCCTGAGCGGACTTGCGCTCGGTCAAACGGTGCTTTCAAAAGCCTGCATTGCCGCAGGGATGGAATTTGATGGTACGCAGGCACATTCGGCCCTTTACGATACCGAACAAACCGCCCAGCTGTTCTGCGAAATTGTCAACCGCTGGAAGCGTCTTGGCGGCTGGCCGCTGCCCGTAGCCGAAGAATAA